The genomic window CTCGTTCTCCCCTACTGCCAGACGGCCATGGTCACCCGCTGCCTCGAGAACCGGGTCTTTGCCGTGACGGCGAACCGGACGGGGACGGAGAGCCGGGGGGGCAAGAGCCTGCACTACACGGGAAGGAGCCAGATCACGGACCGGCTGGGCGAGATCCTGTCCCGGGCCGGTGAGGACGAGGAGTGCGTGGGGGTCATCGACGTCGACCCCGCAGGGGCGCTCGACAAGCAGCTCAACCCCCACAACAACCTGTTCGGCGACCGCAGGCCCACCTTCTATAGGGATATCTGCGGAGTGCCTCCAGCCGTCGAGGGAACAAAGACGAGGCGGGATTGACTATGAAGTTAGGAAGCGAGGAAGTTATGAAGCTAGGATCACGGGAGGGGAAGACATCGTGCCCTTAAGGCTTGTCCGAACTTCCTAACTTCCGATCTTCTTAACTTCCGTCTTTTTGCGGTGGCAGTCTGACCTCGACGAACCTGCGGTAGCCGATGGCGTTGAACTGGTCGATCAGGGCGGAACCGAGCGTGTACTCGACCGTCCCGTCGGGCAGGGGCGATTCGACAACGAGCTTTCCGTGCTTGCGGAAGCTCTGCTGCACGACGAGGTCGGCCAGGCGGATCACCGCCAGGGGCGAGAGCGACCGGTGCAGAAGGGAGAAATGTTCGCACAGGAGGGCCTCTTCCAGGTAACGGGGCAGTTCGTACTTCCTGAGGATGGCGAGGCCCAGCAGGGGGTGCCGGGCGGATACGAACGCCTCGTCCAGGGCAGTTGCCGCGCGGATCTCGTACAGGGCGGCGGGGATCCGGCCGATCTCGAGCAGGAGCGACCCCATCTCCACCTGCTCTACGGCCGCGCTCTTGAAGCCCAGCTCCTCGGCCAGGATGCGGCCGAGAATGGCCCTCGAGAAGCTCCGGCCCGCCAGGGGCTCCAGGGCGGGGTCGAGCAGGAACAGGGCGAGCGCCAGGATGTAGATCTTCGACGGCTTCATCCCCATCCGCAGGACGACCTTCGTGAAGCTGCCGGCGTCGCCCGGTCTCACCTTGCCGAAGAGGACCACGGAGTTGGCGCGGGCCAGCATGCGGGCGGCGATCTGCTCCTTGATCCTGAACTTGAGCTGTTCGATCTCGTGCTGCTGGGCGTCCTCGTTGTCCAGGACGAGGAGCACGGAGGGGTCGAAGCCGAGATTGAGCTTCTCGATGATCGAATCGTGAATGTCGGACAG from Syntrophaceae bacterium includes these protein-coding regions:
- a CDS encoding HDOD domain-containing protein → MESLAAELKRDIPAPELALLSDIHDSIIEKLNLGFDPSVLLVLDNEDAQQHEIEQLKFRIKEQIAARMLARANSVVLFGKVRPGDAGSFTKVVLRMGMKPSKIYILALALFLLDPALEPLAGRSFSRAILGRILAEELGFKSAAVEQVEMGSLLLEIGRIPAALYEIRAATALDEAFVSARHPLLGLAILRKYELPRYLEEALLCEHFSLLHRSLSPLAVIRLADLVVQQSFRKHGKLVVESPLPDGTVEYTLGSALIDQFNAIGYRRFVEVRLPPQKDGS